In Lolium perenne isolate Kyuss_39 chromosome 5, Kyuss_2.0, whole genome shotgun sequence, the sequence GGATCCACCATGGCTTGAACTCCAGTAGGATCCACCATGGCTTGAACTCCAGTATGATCCACCATGGCCATCAGCACGCGGATCCTAGGGGTCGCCGTCACCTGCGAAACctcaggccgccgccgccacgcagaATCCGCAACCCTAATCGGTGGAGGGCCGAGGTGGAGGAGATCTAgatcggtggaggaggaggtcggTGGCGAAGGAGGAGGGCCGAGGTGGAGGAGATCtagcggaggtggaggaggaggtcggcggcggcggaggagggccgAGGTGGAGGAGATCTAGCGGAGGTGGAGGAGGGCCGAGGTGATGGAGGAGGGCGGCAACGGCGGAggagggcggcggtggcggaggagggcggcggcggcggatcagATCGGCAGAGGAAGGAAAAATGCGAAGGAAAATGCGAAGGGTTGAAGGAAACGTTGGGTGGAAGGACCATATTGTAAAAATGAGTTCGGTGGAAGGACCATTTGGTAAAACGTTTTGAGTTGCATTAAAACAAAATCACTTTCGGTGGAAGGACCAaatcattttcttttgtttgaaaACAAAACGTTTTGGTAAATTTTTTAAAACATTAAAACATTTTAGCATTTAAGAAACCATGTTAACATAAGCCAAAGGGTTGAGAACCATCCTTTGGTAACCATCATGGATTGAGAACCATGTTATCTCCATGTAAGGATTGAGAATCAAAGGGTACATGCTCCTTTGGTAAAAAATTTTAAACATTGCAAGATGTTTAAAAGCAATGCAGAGGTTGGCTTCTATCCATGTTTGTAAACATGTCAAGGGAATcactactgcataagcagttcatccatTTATGTTGTTCAAAAAGAACAACATAATTTTCAATAGAATTTTCAAAAATATGCAGCAGCtattgttgcaagaaaaattCAATGCAAATGTGATGACAGCACAAGTGCTTTATGAATTCTTGCAATGACATATATAGTAATACAAAATCAGTTAACTTCCTAACACATAGTAATAGCACACATATTTGATAATGCCATCATCAGGTCATACAAAGACTGGACAACATAATGACAGTAGTCTTACATAAGCAGCACATCAACAAAAGTAAACACCAACAAGATGTGTTCCATAGCAGCACATCAACATAAGCCAACAACAAGATGTGTGCCATTGCAGCACATCAACAAAAGTAACCACCAGCCATATGTCTTCCACAAACTAACAGTAATTACATACTGCACAAACTACAGTCAAAAGCACCAACATAAACTAAAGCATCTTCAGTCAGCAACCAGCTTGAATCAGCATTTCTTTAGATGTCTTCTATCTTGTGGACAGAGACACCAATGTAGTCTTGCATCATATCAACCCTGATCAGAAGAAGAGAGCCTTGAACTATGGAGTTGGCCTCACAGAAATTGTCCATGTCTTGTCCATTCAGCCAGACGACCAGCCTGCCCAAGACCCCAGTTTGAATGAAGTAATGCCCAGCAATGTCTTCACTGATAGTCCTGCTAGAAAACCTTGCAATTCCCCTCTTTGGGTAATTGTAACCATGGACAAGGTTTTCTGGCAGTGCCTGCAATAGAAACCACAGGAGTAGAGCATTAAGCAATGCTGAATGTGAAATGTAAGAACTGTACGAACTGTATGAACAAGGTTTGTGAGACTTGAAGATTACCAATCTTTTTGATGTAGCATCAACTGCATCAACTCTGTGAACAAAGTACTGAAGCTCATCAACTGAGTCGACATCTTTTGAGGCATCCTTGTACATTTCCCAGACAATCTCAGTCATGTCTGCTTCACCAACAgcatgcatgtttgagaataCTGTCTTGTAAAGTATGTCTCTGATTTGCTCAGGTACATAAATTGGTCCTGCAAAAATTTGCAAAACAATGAACACAAATTATTAAACAAACTAACTGTCTGACAAGTTTCCAGAAGAGTAATGTACATACCATTCATAAGAAAGAAGGGCTTTTGGTTTCCATCAGGATCTGCAACAGATACTTGGAAGATGCCATCACCAGCCTCTTCTTCATACTCCATACCTTCTGCatcttcatcatcaagctcatcttCACTGTCATCTTCAGTAGGTAACTTGAAGGTGACAACATCGTTGACATCAACAAGGTGTGACATGAGGAAATAAGACCACCAGGGGCCACATATGGCTGTGGAGTTTGTACTCTTCTCTAAGTAAAAGTCCAGCCTGTGGCCAGCAGCAAGAGCATGCAACCACTTGTccccatacttgtttagtttttcCTTGAAGTAACAAGGAACAGTCTGTTCAAAGCATGAAACACAATGTGAGATTAGTCTTGCAGATAAATAGAAATTTAAGCATGAAATTCAAGTAATCAATGTACAAGGAATTGCATACCGCAGAGTGATCATAGTCCTCTTGCATGATGATCTTGAATGATGTAGCACGCCTGTTTGAATATTTGCAGTTGGCCATAGGCTGATGGCAGAACCGACAGTTGCCTTGATCCATTTGAACCTATCCCAAAGTAAATGTCAGTATATTAATTGATATGAACCCTAAAAAAATTGTTTACAGTGATGGAAACAGATCTAATCTAGCAAATGAACCCTAAAAAGGTTGAATGGGTTGAAACCATGATATATAATCTAGCAAATGAACACATGCAAGGATGAAAAGGTTAAACAGATTGAACCAATGCAGTCAAAACAAGCAAATGAACGCATGCAAGGATGAAAAAGGTTAAATGGATTGGAACCATGCAGTCAAATCAAGCAAATGAACGCATGCAAGGAGGAAAAAGGCCAAACAGATTGAACCAATGTGAACAGATCTGAGAAGATTAGAAAGAGGGAATGAAGAATGTTCAATAGATTGAACCCATGCGAACACATCATCAATCAAGAAGAAGTGGCACAAAAAAATCACCTTGCAAAAAAGATGGCAAGAACTGGAAGCAAGGAGAGGGGTTTTTTTGTTTCGAACTAAACTTGCaggagagggtttttttttgtttcgaacTCACCTTGCAGAAGAAGCGACTGCAAGATctagatgaacttgaagaagaaccgtCGACGAACTGCTACAGGAGATAACCGCTTCCAGTCGTCACCGTCGAGGAACTGCTACAGGAGAAGTGGAAGAAGTGGAGCGAGAGAGATGAAGTGGAAAAAGTgacggagagagagatgaactggTTAATATAGTAGGGGGACGGTATGACTTCCAACAACCCAGCCCAGGATGAATTATATATGGGCTGAcgaccggcccaaaatgaaattgAAGGCCCAGATCTGGTTAATGTTAGCCCACGATGCAGAGAAACTTCTGTTTTGAAATGTCCTTTATAAATGGCAGAAAGAACAACAAAATTTAGCCAAAACAATTTTGAAGATGTGCAGCTATTGTTGCTAGAAAAAATTCCATGCAAATGTGATAAAAACACAAGTGCCTCAGGAATTCTTGCATGGTAAAACTTAAAAatcctgattttttttggaaatcTCCTTTAGAAATGGCAAAAAGAACAACAGCTGTTGCAAGAAAAATTCCATGCAAATGTGATAAAAACACAAGTGCCTCAGGAATTCTTGCTTTCACATATATAGTAGTAATCACAGTAGATTACAGTAGTCTTAAAATTGAATCTTAGcacattcaaaacacatttaatatCATCAAGCAAATCACAGTACATTCCACAGTAGTCTAAAACATTACAAATCACAATAGATTCCACAGTAGTCTAAACATTTCAAATCACAATAGATTGGTAGAAAATAGATTAAACAGCAAGTCACACATGACCACTTAACAACTAGACCCTATACTTCATGGGTTGATGATCTCCACAAAGTCCAGAACAATTGCTTCAGCCCTTGGTGTTGCAATCATCAGAAGGAGAGTTCCTTCAACAATATGTGATTGCTCCCTGAAGTTATCCCACCCAATGGTAATTGCAATGTGATCATCTCCTTCAATGTGGTACCAGGCTACAACAGGCTCTTCAAGGTCCCTCTTCCACAAGTGTGCAAATCCATTGACAGGGGAGCCGACATGGTTAAATGGTTTTGGATTCAGGTACTGAAAGAGGGGAAAAAAAATCTTGTCAGTACAGACTTGTATTCACAGTTCACAGCACATGTCTTATTACATGTACAACATAccagggcatcaaattgcacATTTTCCTCATTATAAATATGAGCAAAGAACTGCAACTCCTTTGTACTCTCATAGAACTCATTTTCATCAAGCTCCTGGTTTGGAGCAGCCAACACAACTTTGGTCAGGCCAAAGGTAATGGCAGCCATATGCTCCTCAGTGATGGCTCTGATGTTTGTGAATATTGTCTTGTGGAGTTGCATCCTGATTCTTGGGATTACATCATAAACAACTGGTGCAGAACAAAGAAACAAGTCAGTATAAAAATGAATACCTTGTCAGTGTTCACAATTTGGTATATGAACAATTTGTTGCCCTGGTATGTTTGTGAATAATGTATCATACCTTGTTCTCTAACATAAGGTTTCTCTACCTTGTCAGTGTTCACAATTTGGTATACATTGAGATGGAATCTGTTCTCTTCTTCCATGTAGGTGAAAGAAACTACATCACCAAGTTGGATATCATACAACCTCACAAGGGACCTCCAGTAtggaccacaaattgttgtagtgGTACCATCTTTCTCAAGATACATGTCAAAAACCCTCATTGGGCATTTTGCCACCATCCAGTTCTCTGAACTTGCAAGCTTACTAACTTGCTCCTTGAATTTGCAAGGCACAGCCTGAAATAATTTAGAAGAGCAGATAGGAATGAAAAAATAATACTGAGCATTGCAATGCACAGACTGAAATAATTTAGAAGAGCAGAGAGGGGAATGAAAAAGTAATAGCATGTCATACTGAGCATTACAAGGCACATAAAGACATAATTTGGTATAGCAAGGAGGGAAGAAAAAATAATAGCATGTCATACTGAGCATTGCAAGGCACATCAAGAAATTATTCAGTATAGCAAGGAGGGAAGAAAAAATACAAGTTAGTGGTATTAATGCAATGGTACTAACCACTCCATTTTCAAATCCCTGCATCATCTGAACTTCGAAGGAAACTGCACGCCTGTTAGAACGGCGACCACAGTTTTCCAGGGGTTGACGACAGAAAAAACAACCAACCGCATCCATCCCTGATAAGAACATGAGTTGCAATCTCATCCATTGGTTGATGACAGAACAAATGAACATGAAGATTCATGCAAGAATGTGAAACATGTAAAGAAATTTACCAACCAAAAGTGCAATGCAAATGAAGGAGAACAAACTGCCCAAACTGCCCAAACAGTAGAACTCACCAGGAACTGCTTCTTTGGATTTCGCTGGCCGGTTTTTCTCCTTATGTAGGTGCCAGGCAATGATTCCACGTAGTGGTACCACTTACCCACGTTCCCACGATAGAACAGAAAAGGCCCACAGGCCCACAGGCCCATTGTGCAAATAAGTAATTAATGTGCAGGCCCAATAGAACAGAAAAACATTGAATGGACATTTTTAAAATTGCTTTTTGAagaaaacaaatcaaaaaaatgtAAACGCCAAATGTTGGCTACCTGCCTTGTTCTGAATATAGATTATTTCAGAACATTGATGGCAGGATAGTCATTTTGTACAAAAGGAATAAAATCATCAACAATATGACACAGGATATTGATTTAATCTTTGATAATATTTCATACATTGTAGAACAATGCAGGCAGGATGATCATACTTAATTGATAAGATCCATGCATAACTTACAATAGTCTTAACCAGTATTACAGAAGTACCCAATAACACTTAACATCATAACTTATAACTAGTGAACCATCCAACACTGCTCTTCTCCATTAGGTCATTCTTGTAAATCTTCAAGCTTTGTGATCACCATCCGTAACCAGGCAAATTGGTCCCTCCTAGTGTATGGAATTTCCCTCTCATCCTTGAAGGTTATCTTGCAAACGTCTCCTTCCTTGAGCTTGAATGCTTCTACAGTTTTTGTCCAGCCAACACTGATCTTGGCCTTTCGTGATCCATCGTACCTCATCCTGCAGTACTTGTTTAAACTGCTTGTACTAGAGTTGACAACTACAGCGACATCCTGAGCTCCACCAGAAATACCATACTTAATGTGCTGATGTGACATTAGAAATTGAACAAGGTATGCACTGGTGTACTCTTGTGAAAAATCCTGAAATTCATGGATCGAATTTGAATTCAGTAAAATTTCTACAATCTTATAGAACATGCATCAATGGAAGGCAACAACATTCATCATCAGATGCTATTCAAAATAATGCAGAGAAAGCAGGAGGACTTACCAGTTTACCTTCACCTGGTATTACATTGTTCTTCATCAGTGTGCAGACATAGTGCTTCATTTCTGGCATTGGCAGCTCCTCCACAATGCTACATAGCTGATCCCTTTGTTTACAAGTCAGCTGTACTTCATTACCAAAAATGCAGCACTTGTCAAATGATTGATCACCAGATAAACCTGGCCCTATTTGACAAAATAGTGTGGTGTTAGAATAATAGTAAGGTAATGCAGCACTTGTCATCTTTGAAACATAACTTTGATTCAGAAACAAACCTCTAAGAATGGTCCACGTGTTCCAATCATCATCATCAGCACTGAAGTAATCATCCTCTTCACTGTAATGATCATCCTCTTCACTGTAATGATCATCTTCTTCACTGTAATAATCATCCTCTTCAGTCTCATAGTCtggctcctctttgttcttctcaCTGTGATGGCAAACAAGATGAATTAAGCTTCCCATGATGGCAAACAGAAATTTCATGATAGGCAAAGAAGAAATTTCCAAAGCAAATAAGGGTAGGCTAGAATTAACTAGGTGCCTGCATTGTCTTGACTCACAAAAGAATTAACTACATTGTTGAACAAGTAGTCCAGATCAGCTCTTAAATACTCCAGACATGCAAACCACTTCAACAAGCATAAGCAAATTGCAGATATATGCTTAAATACTCCAGACATGGTAACACCAAGTAACCTATCCTTGTTGACATAATTTTTGAACTAAAAAAGGGGTATGTATTCGTAAGTTAACTGAACCCAATATCCACTTCCTCATTCTGCAAACAGAATTTTCATGATGGACAAACCTGTGGGATGCACCAACTCCTCGGTGTCCTTCGCCTGAGGTGGTTGCAGGTCGTAAAACGGAGATGTTGTGAATCTGTCCCGGTGGCAGGGACTCCAGGGAGGGAAATGTTGAGGCAGTTGTTGAGAGCGGAATGGTGACGGTCCTGCGGAGGGGAGCCTGTGGTGCCTGCGCCGGAGATGATGTCAGTACCTTGTTTCAAACATTCACCAACTAAATCTACATAATAGAGAGAGAAATTTGAGGGGCAGTTGATGTCAGTACCTTGTCTCTCCTCTCCTTGCCTTGGTCAAGCGAATGAGATGGTGACGGAGATGGGGCAGCGAAGGGCCTGCGATGGGGACCTGCTCCGGTAGATCTTGGGACGGGTAGCTTGCGGTGAGGAGCTTGCGGTGGCTGCACAGGTGGCGCCAGAGACGGAGACGGCGGCCCAAGATTGGGGATCCTGCGGCCTGAAGCTTGCGGTGGCTGCACAGGTGGCGCCAGAGACGGAGACGGCGGCCCAAGATTGGGGATCCTGTGGCCTGAAGCTTGTGGTGGCTGCACCGGTGGCAGCGACGGAGACGGCGGCGTGATCTTGCGGCGTGAAGCTGCTGGTGGCTGCACCGGTGGCGATGGCTCTGCATACTTGCGACGGAGAGAAAGACCAGAGGAGAACGGCCATTGCGGATAAGAGGGATCCATGGCGGTCGGCGAGGGAGAACGGCGGTGGCGAAGGAGGaagaacggcggcggcgacgatgggAGGAGAAAGTTAGGGTTTTTTTTGGTGGAGAGTGGTAAGTGACGAAAGTGTTTAAGTGCAGCCACTGGGAACGCCGCGGTGGGAGGACGAAAGTGTTTAAGTGACAAAGCACGAAGGGCCTTTTTGAAAAATGAACCACTATATACTGCCTCTTCCTCTCCGCCCGGAAGATCTAGGTTTCATTTCCCCCCCGAGCTAGGGTTTTCCACTGAGCACGGAGCTGAGGAGCCGGAAGGAGACGGAGCTGAGGAGACGGAGCTGAGGAGCCGGAAGGAGGAGACCACGCCGGCGCACGTCGGAGGCAACGCCGGCGAGGAAAGGTACAACCAAATCTTGATCCTTGATCCCCATTCCAAGAAGACGATAAAGCAAAAGAAATGGCTTTATCTTGTCAACCATTCCTCGTCTAGAAAGAAAAGTTGGGCAAATCACGGATGGTCTGTTGTTGGGGATGGAGATGGTGGAGACGACCCTTGGGCTTGACTGCTTGACTGTACTGTAGTACGATTTGTGACTAATTGATTTTAATTTTCCTGGACCTTACTAATTAGGCTTTAAATAGGCAAATCATGTGTGTGAAGCTTCTAAAAAGATGAACAATTGAAGTTCAGATGATTGAGTTTTGTTGGGCTGTGCATTTACTGGTCTTAGTGGTTGATGAGGAGCATTTCTGTCATTTTGCATTGATTGCATGTACTGGCTTGTGCATCCAGTGGTGCTGGTGCTGGTGGTCTTTTTGGCTACTGTCAACTGTCAAGTCTTTTTGGCTATTCAAACAAATGAAACACAAGAGATAAATTTGTTTTGTGCTTGGTGATAATGACTTGTTTTACATGGCAATTGCTTTTGTTGGATGAGTTACATGGCAATTGTTTGAAGTGGTTTGAAGTGGTTTAATTCTGTCTGGATCAGTTCCTCCTATTGTCTGGTTGGTTTAGCTACCAGTCTTAGAAAAAAGTACATGAAAATGTAGCCCAACCTACTGTCTTCAGTTCAAATGCATTACTCTCTGTCTGTATTCATATTATTTTTAAGTTGGTTGATGAGTTTAAGTTAAAATGCATTACTTTGATATTTATTTGATTTAGTTGGGGAGGTAACACAAATATAGTAACTTGTATTGTATGTCTTCATATTATTAATGCTCTACTATCTTCATATTATTGATTGCCTATTAATATTATAACTTGAACCTTATAGATGGGATCCACTAAAGACAATCCAATAGAAATTGACAGTGATCCAAGCTCTGACAGTAGTGCTCCAAGCATGTTCTTCAGTTCTTCAAGCTCTGACAGTGATGGCATGTCTGAATGTGACAAGTCTGAATGTGACTGTCATTCCAATGTGGTCTTCAGAGGTATTAACATGCATTTGATTCTTTCTTCATCCTGTTGGTTAACATCATCTCTAGTCTAATGTGGGTTAACATCATCTCTAGTATAATGttgttatttatttatttatactAATGTAGGCTTCCATTACTTAACAATGAAATTTCTCTTTGTTACAACTAGGGCCACTGGTGAGTGGGAGACAAGATTTTGATGAGCACTGCATGTTTGGAAATGACATGTACCTGACAAAAGGTCAAGTCACTTTCCTTAATGACCACTGCCACCAATTTCCAAAGGAGGATTTTGAGTACTATGTCTACAGGATGACCAAATCATCAGtggtcaaaaataaatgcaagCTGGTAAAAATCTAACCTTCCTTAATATTTACATAACAATGTTGTTACTGTTGCTGATTGGAACTGATTGGATACATTGTATGGTTGACAGGATATTGGAAAGAAGTTCACTCAGCAGTACCTGAAGAAGTTCATTGACCGTGCTCCAGGCAATGCTGTTACCGTTGGTCTGGAGTACATAGACAACGATGCATGCTTTGATGTGaccatgaagatggcaaagggtaAGGCCGAGAATGCAATCATAGCAACTGGATGGTCAAAAGCAATGAAGACATATGAGATCGAAGAAGGAGACATCTGCATCTTTGAATTCTTCCTTACGAGGAAAGGTAAGCTTGGACTGATGATCCACAATGTGCATGATGACTCTGATTCTGATATGTCTGAGTCATCAGAGTAAGTGCTAAACTCTCCTGAGTCATCAATAACTGTTAGTTATCTAAGAACTTTTAGTTATATATGGACTGTTAGTTATCTATGACCTGGTAAGTGTTGAACTATGTGGACCTATAAGTTCTGAACTGCTTTTGATGCCTACCAATGGGCATTATTATGTATGGACTGTAATATGTATATAGTTAGTACTGCTTCTGAACTATCTATTATGCCTGTAATGCATGTTATGCCTGTAATGCATGGAATTGTGCCAGCAAAAGGAATTGCAGGCACTATCAGTAAGTGCCAACAGAAGGAATTGCCGGCACTTTTGAGGAGATGCCAGCAAAAGGCATTGCCGGCACTTACTGTATGCCTGTAATGACTGTATTTTAAAGGCAGTCTCAAAAAACGCCGGTAATACTGTGAATTGCCGGCACTTTTGAGGAGATGCCACTAAATAAACTGGAGGCCATTCGATAATGTGCCGGTAATACTATGCATTGCCGGCACTTTTCTGTAAATGCCACGAAAACAACTGCAGGCATATCGATAATCTGCCGGTAAACCTAGGAATTAACGGCTCTTTTTCAAAAATGCCGAGAAAACGACACTTTTTACTGGCACCTGCTAAAAAAATGCCGGCAAATGGGACAAACGCAGGCACATTTTAGAAGTGCCGGCAAGAAAgtgccggcaattctagcacctgACGTAGTGACCCCCACCCTTGATCTCTTCTCGACGCTGTGGTGAATGGGTGATTACCAATCCGAAGTGGAACCCATTTCGGAGCTGCGGCAGCTCAAGTCCGACTCCGGCGTCAGCATGCGTGGGATAGAATTCACCGACGTTGTCAAACCGATTCCGACTCCAACACTCAGTACCGAAGAGATGGAAACTCAATAAATAGGCACCCAATTCGATCCCACACACCCCATCAGATCATCCATCGCTTCGTTCCCCGGTCGGCCAGCAAATCTCTCTCACTTCCGAGCACGCCTGTGGTTGTGAATCGAGAAGATCATCGATGGCGTCGGTCGAGCGAGCAATGGCCAAGGCCGCCGCAGCGCTTCTCCCGGGTCTGCTCCCGACCCCGCCGAGGAGCACGATCGCACCGTGCCTCATCATCCTGCCGTCTTCCTTCGCCGCCTCCAAGCCCAAGCCCGGCCGCGCCGATTCAGTTGAGAGGTGGGACGCGAACAAGAAACCTGGTAGCCCGTCTTCTTCGTCGTGTGGCAGCTCAAGTCCAGGGCGCGCATCCTCCGTCGAGCGCTGGGACATCAAGAAGTTcgggaggagcagcagcagcacgtcgtcttcgtcttcgtcgaGCCGGGGAAGCAGCGGGATACCAGGCCGTGCTTCCTTCTGCGACAAGTGGGACAGCAACAAGCGTGCCCCTAGCCGCGCGCCCTCCGCCGATCGCTGGGATATCCACAAGAAGACTCGTGCAGCAGAGTCCGAAGCCGAGAGCCGGACGAGCGAGCAGGAACTGGAAGAACCGGAGATCATCAACGACGAGCAGCGGCAGGAGGACGAGACGATGGATTCCGTGTTCTCTGGATCGAGCTTCTTCGCCTCGCCGGAGCCCAGCATGCTTCCCATGCCGGCCTTCTTTCGATCACGGCGCCCTAGCATGATGCCCGTACCAGCAATGTTGCGGGCACACTAGTTTGCTGCAACCAACTAGTTTGTAATAATCCAAATCGGCAACGTGGTAGCAATAGCATTCATTCATAAATTTTGTACGTGGACGTTGTAAGCTATTGATCGGTATTCTGTCTTGTATACGTCTTATGATTAGGGAACCCCTTGATTAAGTTGTGCTGTATATAATCTTAGTTATTTAGTTAATTTCAGAGGCCTGTTGTTGGTTGATCGTATGTGTTCAGAAAGTTTGAACTAGCTCGCATTCAGTCCACTCTCGTTCAGCTCTTTCCATCCTTCTCGtttcagggcatctccagcggcgcaacGCATTTCGGACACCCAAATTGTTCGCGGGCGCCTGTTTGCAGACGGACGCGGAAATGGTCGTGCGTCCGTTTGTGTCTGGGGGTCGCTCCAGCTGGACGATGCATTCTCGACGCATgccagaattcaaaaaagagGTTGTAGCCTCAAATTTGCACGAAATTACAGCCTTAAATTGAAGTCTGAAATAAGTTCATCTCACTTTGCACATGATACAACGCAAAGTGGAGTCCAAAAGGGGGACAACAAGGCCTGAACAGCAATTTAAAAAGTacaaaaggaggccaaggtgtGGGCGCATGGCGCCGGCGATCAGGCATCTCACGCGCGGATTTCGGCGTGCCTCTTCATGAACCAGGCCTTGGTGTCGTCGTTGACGCCGCTCAAGTCGGctagcatgatccttgtgtcttctGCACGGGTCTTGGCATCGGCGTCCATCCTCCTGGCCTCGGCATCACACAATTTGGCATCGGTGTCTGCCTTTTTAGCCTCGACGTCCATCCTTTGGACCTCAATGATCTCTTTCGTGAGGTTGAGGAAGATGTCAGCTGCAGCCTCTTTTTccagacgcctcttctcgtccctagcagccaaTGCGGAATGATTGGCGGCCATCATCTTCTCCAGGCTTTGGGTGAACGCAATGACCTGTGCCTCCCGGActagatcggccttggtagcTAGCCTTATGGCCGCggggacgaggtggaagggcttGACGGCCATGATCGTCATCTTCGCCATCGAGGTTGACCGATGTCCCATTCTTCACAGCTTGATCATAGGCCGCAAAGCTTGTCCTCCACTTTTGCGCGTCCTTGAGCCTATCCCAGCAATCGACCATATGGTAGCCCTTCTTATGCACTGCCTTGAACATCTCTAagcatgtagccctccgctaaactcggatggagggctacttgcgcgacgccggcttTCATCTGCATTTGCCGCAcctgctggttggcggccgcAACAGTCTTCTCCTTCAGGTTCTTGCGCCGGCCTCGACGCTTTTCTCCTCCttggagagcaccttctttgccgccttcggctttgcctcccggccgccggtggcggcccgctttgcttccgccggagctgcagcctccattgtggctatggtcgtggctacgggggagtTTGGGGCAGCGGCGGGTGCGGCGGTTTGCTTGGCATCCATGGTggtggctgcggcggcgaggacgtccatcgcttctagACTGCTCCCGCCGGTCTACTTTGATTTTTCGCGCGGGAatggtgtggtgaccctgcataccactgcatgttgtagtatgccagtcggtgatataacattcacgaagtaccattccgcaaatattacatccctcaaagtagtacaacagaacatagcaggtccataactcattcatttattattacaagcataatatacatatcatctcggagctcctcttgggtcctaagagggatactcctgggttcgaggcgaacccatcttagcttacaatatagaagttttacTAGGTGATACATTTATTCCCACGAGCAGttgagtactaagagttcgtactgctcggatactactattaCTTATTGGTCTAAGcctgctctcctccggaaccctccccggttccgta encodes:
- the LOC127304795 gene encoding uncharacterized protein; the encoded protein is MDPSYPQWPFSSGLSLRRKYAEPSPPVQPPAASRRKITPPSPSLPPVQPPQASGHRIPNLGPPSPSLAPPVQPPQASGRRIPNLGPPSPSLAPPVQPPQAPHRKLPVPRSTGAGPHRRPFAAPSPSPSHSLDQGKERRDKAPQAPLRRTVTIPLSTTASTFPSLESLPPGQIHNISVLRPATTSGEGHRGVGASHSEKNKEEPDYETEEDDYYSEEDDHYSEEDDHYSEEDDYFSADDDDWNTWTILRGPGLSGDQSFDKCCIFGNEVQLTCKQRDQLCSIVEELPMPEMKHYVCTLMKNNVIPGEGKLDFSQEYTSAYLVQFLMSHQHIKYGISGGAQDVAVVVNSSTSSLNKYCRMRYDGSRKAKISVGWTKTVEAFKLKEGDVCKITFKDEREIPYTRRDQFAWLRMVITKLEDLQE
- the LOC127304796 gene encoding uncharacterized protein — encoded protein: MDAVGCFFCRQPLENCGRRSNRRAVSFEVQMMQGFENGVAVPCKFKEQVSKLASSENWMVAKCPMRVFDMYLEKDGTTTTICGPYWRSLVRLYDIQLGDVVSFTYMEEENRFHLNVYQIVNTDKVEKPYVREQVVYDVIPRIRMQLHKTIFTNIRAITEEHMAAITFGLTKVVLAAPNQELDENEFYESTKELQFFAHIYNEENVQFDALYLNPKPFNHVGSPVNGFAHLWKRDLEEPVVAWYHIEGDDHIAITIGWDNFREQSHIVEGTLLLMIATPRAEAIVLDFVEIINP